A single Augochlora pura isolate Apur16 chromosome 2, APUR_v2.2.1, whole genome shotgun sequence DNA region contains:
- the Tj gene encoding maf family bZIP transcription factor traffic jam isoform X1 produces MEAEDHLAREYVQEFVLDHLDPADVKREVRISSPMMVNGSVVQLSAQVQAQGLALAPLTPPAHELEQPHPLYGQPHIQVQHGVLVKAPPGAASHLTTLSHPGTPPDTPPVSASPPPLQLHRGDRDSRERGLLLQLQQPASLVQDEMQPATGGMSWLTQTLRQEPLDLRPHCPQDQTPEHHHEAWSSTPTHHHFQELHQLQRHVRHTGGYLTMPGHIEYYGGAGAGGGMLPAGGSGMSGMDDSMQGIPMQPGRPMSVCSVSSCGAGGPSPAHRTGNGLYSNCGSNNPQEELMNDELLMSLSVRELNKRLHGCPREEVSQVVRLKQKRRTLKNRGYAQNCRSKRLQQRHDLETTNRNLQNELQRMKIELTRVQQERDLYKQRCEVLRTRQNHHHNHNHSHHQQPSTQQQQPPQQHQTQNQQPQQQQTPPQQQQQQQQQQQQQQQQQQQSQQHQPPPVSPEVYL; encoded by the exons ATGGAAGCCGAGGACCATCTCGCGAGGGAATACGTACAGGAGTTCGTTCTCGATCATCTCGATCCCGCCGACGTCAAACGGGAG GTACGAATCAGCTCTCCAATGATGGTGAACGGTAGCGTGGTGCAACTCTCTGCACAAGTGCAGGCACAAGGCCTGGCCCTGGCGCCGTTGACGCCGCCGGCGCACGAGCTCGAGCAGCCGCATCCTCTCTACGGGCAGCCGCACATCCAGGTGCAGCACGGTGTCCTGGTGAAGGCGCCTCCTGGCGCAGCGTCTCACCTGACGACCCTGTCTCATCCTGGGACCCCGCCGGATACGCCCCCGGTCTcggcgtcgccgccgccgttgcaGTTGCACCGCGGCGACCGGGACTCGCGGGAAAGGGGTCTCCTTCTGCAGCTGCAGCAGCCGGCCTCGTTGGTGCAGGACGAGATGCAACCGGCCACCGGCGGCATGAGCTGGCTCACGCAAACTCTCAGGCAGGAACCGCTCGATCTGAGGCCCCATTGTCCCCAGGACCAAACTCCGGAGCATCATCACGAGGCTTGGTCGTCTACACCGACCCATCATCACTTCCAGGAATTGCACCAGCTGCAACGTCACGTTCGACACACCG GTGGATACCTCACGATGCCGGGTCACATAGAGTACTATGGGGGCGCGGGTGCAGGCGGCGGGATGCTTCCCGCGGGCGGAAGTGGAATGTCCGGGATGGACGACAGCATGCAGGGGATACCGATGCAACCGGGAAGACCGATGAGCGTTTGTTCAGTGAGTTCTTGCGGTGCCGGAGGACCTAGTCCCGCGCACAGGACGGGCAACGGCCTTTATTCGAATTGCGGCAGTAACAACCCCCAGGAAGAACTCATGAACGACGAGCTGCTCATGTCCCTTTCCGTGCGCGAACTAAACAAACGCCTCCATGGTTGCCCGCGGGAAGAGGTGAGTCAG GTGGTGCGTCTGAAGCAGAAGCGACGAACCCTGAAGAACCGCGGCTACGCTCAGAACTGTCGCAGCAAGCGGCTGCAGCAACGGCACGACCTCGAGACGACGAATCGGAACCTGCAGAACGAGCTTCAGCGAATGAAGATCGAGCTGACGCGGGTGCAGCAGGAGCGAGACCTGTACAAGCAGCGATGCGAGGTGCTCAGGACCCGGCAGAACCACCATCACAACCACAACCATAGCCATCATCAGCAACCGTCGACGCAACAGCAGCAGCCGCCGCAACAGCATCAGACGCAGAACCAACAGCCGCAACAGCAACAAACGCcgccgcagcagcagcagcagcagcagcagcagcagcagcagcagcagcaacagcaacaacaatcGCAACAACACCAACCACCACCCGTTAGTCCCGAGGTCTATCTGTGA
- the Tj gene encoding maf family bZIP transcription factor traffic jam isoform X2 — MEAEDHLAREYVQEFVLDHLDPADVKREVRISSPMMVNGSVVQLSAQVQAQGLALAPLTPPAHELEQPHPLYGQPHIQVQHGVLVKAPPGAASHLTTLSHPGTPPDTPPVSASPPPLQLHRGDRDSRERGLLLQLQQPASLVQDEMQPATGGMSWLTQTLRQEPLDLRPHCPQDQTPEHHHEAWSSTPTHHHFQELHQLQRHVRHTGGYLTMPGHIEYYGGAGAGGGMLPAGGSGMSGMDDSMQGIPMQPGRPMSVCSVSSCGAGGPSPAHRTGNGLYSNCGSNNPQEELMNDELLMSLSVRELNKRLHGCPREEVVRLKQKRRTLKNRGYAQNCRSKRLQQRHDLETTNRNLQNELQRMKIELTRVQQERDLYKQRCEVLRTRQNHHHNHNHSHHQQPSTQQQQPPQQHQTQNQQPQQQQTPPQQQQQQQQQQQQQQQQQQQSQQHQPPPVSPEVYL, encoded by the exons ATGGAAGCCGAGGACCATCTCGCGAGGGAATACGTACAGGAGTTCGTTCTCGATCATCTCGATCCCGCCGACGTCAAACGGGAG GTACGAATCAGCTCTCCAATGATGGTGAACGGTAGCGTGGTGCAACTCTCTGCACAAGTGCAGGCACAAGGCCTGGCCCTGGCGCCGTTGACGCCGCCGGCGCACGAGCTCGAGCAGCCGCATCCTCTCTACGGGCAGCCGCACATCCAGGTGCAGCACGGTGTCCTGGTGAAGGCGCCTCCTGGCGCAGCGTCTCACCTGACGACCCTGTCTCATCCTGGGACCCCGCCGGATACGCCCCCGGTCTcggcgtcgccgccgccgttgcaGTTGCACCGCGGCGACCGGGACTCGCGGGAAAGGGGTCTCCTTCTGCAGCTGCAGCAGCCGGCCTCGTTGGTGCAGGACGAGATGCAACCGGCCACCGGCGGCATGAGCTGGCTCACGCAAACTCTCAGGCAGGAACCGCTCGATCTGAGGCCCCATTGTCCCCAGGACCAAACTCCGGAGCATCATCACGAGGCTTGGTCGTCTACACCGACCCATCATCACTTCCAGGAATTGCACCAGCTGCAACGTCACGTTCGACACACCG GTGGATACCTCACGATGCCGGGTCACATAGAGTACTATGGGGGCGCGGGTGCAGGCGGCGGGATGCTTCCCGCGGGCGGAAGTGGAATGTCCGGGATGGACGACAGCATGCAGGGGATACCGATGCAACCGGGAAGACCGATGAGCGTTTGTTCAGTGAGTTCTTGCGGTGCCGGAGGACCTAGTCCCGCGCACAGGACGGGCAACGGCCTTTATTCGAATTGCGGCAGTAACAACCCCCAGGAAGAACTCATGAACGACGAGCTGCTCATGTCCCTTTCCGTGCGCGAACTAAACAAACGCCTCCATGGTTGCCCGCGGGAAGAG GTGGTGCGTCTGAAGCAGAAGCGACGAACCCTGAAGAACCGCGGCTACGCTCAGAACTGTCGCAGCAAGCGGCTGCAGCAACGGCACGACCTCGAGACGACGAATCGGAACCTGCAGAACGAGCTTCAGCGAATGAAGATCGAGCTGACGCGGGTGCAGCAGGAGCGAGACCTGTACAAGCAGCGATGCGAGGTGCTCAGGACCCGGCAGAACCACCATCACAACCACAACCATAGCCATCATCAGCAACCGTCGACGCAACAGCAGCAGCCGCCGCAACAGCATCAGACGCAGAACCAACAGCCGCAACAGCAACAAACGCcgccgcagcagcagcagcagcagcagcagcagcagcagcagcagcagcaacagcaacaacaatcGCAACAACACCAACCACCACCCGTTAGTCCCGAGGTCTATCTGTGA